The genomic window CACTCCCAATTCCCAACTTTAGTTCTCACGGAAGTAAGAAACCACCAAGATAATTGTCTAACGATAAACAGGTAAGTTTCTTGCTCAATGCCTCCCTCATTTGGAGATAAGCTACATAGCTTTCGCTCAGAGAGTTGAAGATAATAGTACCAGTAGCATGCCTTCAGGCTAACATTTCTCACAGCGATTGATGTAAACCATCATCTTCAAAGATCAAACTTGAATCCCATAAAAAAACATGTTCACTCAAATCAACCTCAGAAGCACATAATAAGTTTCTCAAACTTGAACCATCCAAATTACTCTcaaattgacaaagttctcacggAAGTAAGAAAAATACTAAGATAACGTCTCATGATAACGTTCCAAAGTAAGCCACATAGTTTTCCACCACCAGGGTTCAGGATCACCAGAGCAGCAGCATGCGATACATGCTTCAGGCTAACATTCCTTGCGGCGAATGATGTGGATCACCATAGTCAGAGGCTCCTTATTCGTTATCAGCTTGAAGAGACAGAGGTCACCCTCCCGCAGGCGGTTGTCGCGGGCGAAAAACGTCCATCCTTTGAGAATCCTCATCGCATGAGTTGTGTGTTGCATGCTGTGTTGCATCTTGGTAGGCCATGATCCACTCCTCCCCTCCCTATGAAGCACCAAACTGACCTGGCTACTCTTTCCACGATGATGGCCAGAAGCAGACTTCTGAACAAGATATCTGCCTGTGTATTGGTAGCCAAAGTGCTGTTTATATACATAAAAAGGGGCAAATGTTAGAATGACACAATTGCAAAGATATTTGGAAATTTGTTCCGATCTGAAGTGTACTGATAGGAAGCAACAGAaaatgttttccatgaacttactAGGGTGGGAGTGTTACCGCCACCACCCCGATAGACATTGGACTTGCTCATGATAGCAACATACAAGGGTACTTCTGACTCGATTTCCTCAACTTTCTCCAACACTTTCTTCTCTTGTGCTCGAGTTAGGGAAGCTTTGTCTGCCAGCATGAAGCGAGGTTCGGAACCTCCCTCAGAATCATCAGAGACTCCATGCTCTTCATGTTCCCAAGAATACTCTTCACCTGGACAAGTCATCACACGAATCAGAGAAGTATAATGCAAAATGAAATGTGTCACATCCTAGCAGTGGCAAGATCTTTAGTGTCAAGCTGGCACACCATCAGTAGGTGGTTCCTCCATAGCACCTGCCATCTTTGTGCTTGTCCTTCCATGATTTGAGCCAACACCAGTTCTTGCACTAGGGGAATGATCAATGCCCGCTTTGTGAAGGAGATGGACAGTCATTGTGAATCTTTTCTCCTTAACAATTGTCATTGGTTCAAAGAGGCAGATATCGCCTTCTCTAATATGATTGTCAGGGACAAAGTTCCCTAATGAAAGGTTGCGGCGACCAGCGTCCGACGTTCCAGATGGCCTGATATGGAATTTGCACTTCCAACCCTTGTTTTTTCGAGGCAGCTGGAGTATGATATTTGTTCCTTCGCATGGCAAGTGCTTGCGTGCGTAATCTTTACATAGTACCTAATTGAAAAAGGGATAGAAAGTGACAGTGATAATGTTGAGCTATTTTATCCGGCAGCCTAAGTACTAAACAATTAAAACATTTGGATTGTCAGAAAGGCTGAATCGTACAATACACACAGTTTCAACTGATAAGGCAACAATAATACTGATTTAGACAATAATAATGCTGATTTAGTTATGTACTTCATCTGTATGCATGGTTTCAACTGTCTGAATAGATGCATTTTGTGCAAACATATCCTTTGGAGCAAGACCACCAACTTCCCTAAATAGAAAAGAAATTGTACATGGGTACAGAAAAAGAGCAGTTCATACAAAATGCAACGGTAAAATTTACGTACCAGAGTACCACTCTGCTCGACGTTGCTCTTCTTCATCTGTACAACAAGCACTGGGATTTCGGGTCGAATTTTCTTTACAAGTGCAAGAACTTTCGCCTTCTGTGCTTCTGTAAGATAGCACCGCCCTGAGAAGACACAATATTTTGAAAGCATCTGTTGATCATCCGACTCCACAGAATTGTCTTCTGCTGTAAAAAGAAGTTTCGACAGTAAGAGAAAATGTGGCGGAGAGAAGTAAAAGAATAATCTGAGTACACAACTTAACCTGAGAATTCCTCAGAAGAATAAGATACTGCAGGCATCTTTGCTGATTTTTTGTAGCAGTACAAGCTTTCCTTCTGGCTTCCACCTGAATCTGAACCTTCCCCTGCTGACGACTGAGTAACGCCATCTTGAGAACTGCTCGAATTATCAGCATAGCGACTGCACAAGGCTTTCTCCTTCCCATTGGAATCAAATATCGTAACCTCAAAGAGGGCATTACCGAGGTACCGAAACATCAAGGAATAGTTTTCTTCGATTTCATTTGCATCAAGAAATGCTGCCCACCCAAACTTGAGGATAATTCTATTCATATTCTCACTAACTCCAACATCATATATGATACCATCAGGGGCTTGCAGTTTGATGGTTCTCCAGATTTTGCCCCCAAGTTGACTAACAAACCAGTCTGGTAAGACCTGTAACAAGCAGCAATTGTGCAAAAAATGTTTGAGGCAACGAACAAACTCTACAAACATCAGACAACCACTGAACTAGGAAAGTTAGAAAGGGCTTACCAAACTATGCATAAAGTTTCCATTTATTTTTCTGATGAACCTTATCTTCCTCTCACAGCATTCGCAAGGGTTGCTCATCTTGGATACGTCCTGTTAAATGAATCACATACTATGTCAGGTGGCACATTCAAATTTCTGTTTGCGTAATTAGTAATACCGTAAAATCACTCAAGATTCATAACTATGCCCTAGAATCTTTTCAGAGTAAGGAGACGGTTTCTTTATTAAAAAATAAGAGCAGCAACAAAATGTTGTGAACACTATAAAACTAATGCTGACGTAAAAATCTGTTTTGATTACCATGTAAAAAGAAAGCAAAACAACACTGGAATAAAATTACAAATACTTGGCAGAAGAAGTACTGGCTTGATCTTTCCTATGAATGCGATAATAAGATCCCTTTGTTAGGTTACAAGGGGGCCGGGTAAATGCAGATCTAAATAAATCACTGATATCACTTATAATAGAAAGAAATAATCAGCTTCTGAAATTCCTATCATTGTACAACATCAAAGAATAACGTTCTTCTAAATTGTATGTGTGGAAGAAGAAAGGACATGACTAAAAAAACAAAGAGAGCAACTTGGCAGAAAAAGCCCTGTCCTGATCTTTCTGATGCATACAAGAATTTTCTAATTGAATCTATTGATCACTAGGCTCCATTTGTGATGTTACTAGGGAGATGAAATGCATATCTAAATTGATCAACGATATCTCTTTAAAAACCAAAAAACTAACTGATGGTTAACAACCATATAGACTCAGTTTCTGTCGTTGTATAGCATCACTGTTTATGAAGTTCAGCAGAAATAAGTAGAAATCAAAAACAGGAGAGTGCTGCTCCTCCATATGCAGATTGCAgatgtagaagaagaagaaagaacgtGACTAAACTGCAAACAAAAAGAACAACTTGGAAGAAGAAGCATCCGTGGTGCTGAAGGGCAGAAAGCAGAACGTATCTATGGAATGCAAATCCGGGCTTACTTATGAAGGGGGCGTCCTGGCACTGGAAGGGCACACGCACACCAGAAGTACGTCATTTATTATGAAGGGGGCGTTCACTGCATGGTCAAGTCTTCTCATATGCCCAAGCCATAAATCTATTACAGTATACCCACGCTTCCCTAAATTAATGGCATGGTTAACCTCCTTAATTAATTACCATGATTTGGCAAAAAACTAGAGAGACTATTTCCCAACAGTACAACTCCAATCAAAGAGGCAACACAGCATGCAGACTTCTCATATTCCCCAAAAATCAGTTTCCCTATAGCTGCTTTCTCAAAACTCGAAACTAGTTTACTCGCACATGGAAAATTTGCAAGGAAAATATTTCTTGCCTAATATTTTCTTGATAATTCTACTTCCTCATCAGAGTTTGAACCTGAAAACATCATGCCATATACTCCATGTTGGATTATTATTTTTCCGAAAAGGAGATTAAACCGCTGGCCTATGCATAAACCAATGCACGCCATTTATTCATTTATTCTAACTCATTCAGGAGATGTGTGTAGCTTTTGGTCCATATTAAGCAACTTAAAAAAAACGTACTGAATTCAGGAGTATCATTGTATAGCTTTGACATGTTTCATTGGTGCCATGCGAACTGAATAAATTATAACAGATATATCCAATGAGAAGGTCATCGGAATTCTTATTCTGAATACAACCAGTAGTAACCAGAAAGCAGCATGGTAAGAACCCATTAAGCTAGTAAAAATCACTGTGGACAAAGTGCTGACAATAGATGGGAAACCAAAGACATTCTCACGATGCAATACGGTAACACAACCACGAATTACCAACAGCTATAGTCCAGCGTCCAACTAACTAATTGAACATGCTATCAACGTGGATTCTCACATAACAGAGAAAAATATTATAGCTTCTCATATTCTCACATGTTAACAAAATCCCATTATCAACTAAAACACTGATAGTAGTACTAGATAATAATAATGTAGTAATAGAGTCAGTGGGTAATTTCTAATCACATACTCTGGCTACTGGGTCTGGGTGTCATACTGTCATTGCAGATTAGCTAGTATGGTTGGACCAAATCCCACTATGGCCGGCAGGAGTTGCGGAACAGTTTGAACAACCAGTATGCACTGCCTCAAATTCTGCAAGTGCACTCTAGTGTGCTGCAGAGAACCCACGTGCAAAAACAGTGCCCTCAAACAAGAGCAAGTTAGCAACACATCACAGGTTGTTCAAACTTGACCCACCCAACCATAACAAAGTTATCACAGAACTAAGCGTTTCATGCTCAACGGCTCCCTCGTTTGGAGGCGAGCCACAGTTTTCCACTCTCAGACTGACCCAGAGTTCAAGATCATCATAGTATCAGCATGCAAGCCATGCTTCAGGATAACATTACTAGTGGCGAACGATGTAGACCATCATCACCAGCAGCTCCTCGCTCTTCAGCAGCTTGAAGAGGCAGAGGTCCCCCTCCCGCAGCTTGTTGTCGCGGGCGAAAGATGGCCATCCTTTGAGAACCCTCGAGCCTCGCGAGCTATGCCGCAGCTTGGTACACCATGACCTACTCTTGCCCTCCCGCAGAAGCACCAACTCGACTCCTCTACGTTTTCCACAAGGATGGCCACCAGCAAACTTCTCAACAAGATACCTGGTTGCGTACTGCGAGCCAAAGCGCTGTTCATATACATAACAGAGGGCAAATGTTAGAATGACACAGATGCAGACACACGTGGAAATTCACTCCTATTTATCATATCATTTTATCAAAGGATACGGATGCAATCCAGGAACTGATAGAAAGCAAAAGAAATGTTTCCTTGAACTTACTAGCATGGGATTGTTTTGGCTGCCACGCTGACAGACAGTGCTCTTGCTCATGATAGCAACATAAAAGGGTGGTTTGAACTTAATCTTCTTAACTTTCTTTAACAATTTCTTCCGCTGTGCTGGTGTTGGACAAGCTTTGTCTGACAGCATGAAGAGACGCCCAAAAGCTCCCTCGGAATCCTCAGAGACTTCATGCTCTTGACACAGACAAGTTTTCATATGAATCAGACATATATAATGTGAACCCGAGTGTGAGATATGCATCCTAGCAGTGGGAACAGCTTAGTGTCGTGCTGACTTACCGTCGGTGTGTGGTTTGTCCTTAACGGCGCCCATCTTGGCCCTTTTCCTTCCATGATTTGAGCCAATGTCAGTTCTTCTACCAGGGGAGTGATCAATATTCACTTTGTCAAGGACATGGACTGTCACTATGAACCTTCTCTGCTTCACATTTGTCATTGGTTGAAAGAGGCAGATATCACCCTCTCTAATATGGTTGTCACAGGCAAAGTTGTACAAAAAGAGGTTGCGCCGACCTGCATCAGATGTGCCAGATGGCCTGATGCGGAATGTGCATTTCCAATCCTTGTTCTTCCCAGGCAGCTGGAGTACGGCAGTTGTATCTTCACATGGAAAGTGCTCGAGCGCATAATCCTTATGTATTATCTAATTGAAAAAAGGACAAAATGTGATTGTGATACTGTTATGCTTGTTATATCTGAGAGTTGAAGTAGTAAAGAGTTAACAAGCTAAGACTGGCACAACTCACAAGGCATGGATAATGTAGATTTAGCAATGCATATGCATTTCATTGCAAATATATCAGTCAGAGTTTTGAGTTAGAACCAGAACACCGACTGACTTAAATAGTATCATAACAAGATAATGTGTT from Triticum aestivum cultivar Chinese Spring chromosome 3B, IWGSC CS RefSeq v2.1, whole genome shotgun sequence includes these protein-coding regions:
- the LOC123067910 gene encoding B3 domain-containing protein Os03g0619600, producing the protein MTFSLDISVIIYSDVSKMSNPCECCERKIRFIRKINGNFMHSLVLPDWFVSQLGGKIWRTIKLQAPDGIIYDVGVSENMNRIILKFGWAAFLDANEIEENYSLMFRYLGNALFEVTIFDSNGKEKALCSRYADNSSSSQDGVTQSSAGEGSDSGGSQKESLYCYKKSAKMPAVSYSSEEFSAEDNSVESDDQQMLSKYCVFSGRCYLTEAQKAKVLALVKKIRPEIPVLVVQMKKSNVEQSGTLVLCKDYARKHLPCEGTNIILQLPRKNKGWKCKFHIRPSGTSDAGRRNLSLGNFVPDNHIREGDICLFEPMTIVKEKRFTMTVHLLHKAGIDHSPSARTGVGSNHGRTSTKMAGAMEEPPTDGEEYSWEHEEHGVSDDSEGGSEPRFMLADKASLTRAQEKKVLEKVEEIESEVPLYVAIMSKSNVYRGGGGNTPTLHFGYQYTGRYLVQKSASGHHRGKSSQVSLVLHREGRSGSWPTKMQHSMQHTTHAMRILKGWTFFARDNRLREGDLCLFKLITNKEPLTMVIHIIRRKEC
- the LOC123067911 gene encoding B3 domain-containing protein Os03g0620400-like, whose product is MYMVRLLGQQGAEGEGEVPPQTEAEKGDGEQGVSKMSNPCDSDGTQKERSYSSEELSEDSLFVDNSVESVNLQTLSNNYVLSTQCYLTKAQKLKIDALIEKIQSKITVLVVQMKKSNVKRHATLIIHKDYALEHFPCEDTTAVLQLPGKNKDWKCTFRIRPSGTSDAGRRNLFLYNFACDNHIREGDICLFQPMTNVKQRRFIVTVHVLDKVNIDHSPGRRTDIGSNHGRKRAKMGAVKDKPHTDEHEVSEDSEGAFGRLFMLSDKACPTPAQRKKLLKKVKKIKFKPPFYVAIMSKSTVCQRGSQNNPMLRFGSQYATRYLVEKFAGGHPCGKRRGVELVLLREGKSRSWCTKLRHSSRGSRVLKGWPSFARDNKLREGDLCLFKLLKSEELLVMMVYIVRH